Part of the Sporosarcina sp. FSL K6-2383 genome is shown below.
TCAGATTAAAACCTGCCAGATTTATAGTTTTAGTTACGTTATATTGTGTTTCTAATATGGGTAATACATCTGATTTGTTCATATTATTTGCATGATTCCAAGCAGATTCCCAATGAGTTAAACGTTCCTCACGACTTGGGGGAATAAATTCGGGGCTTCTCTTAAGCCCAAATGTACCGTCATTTAACAAATGATGCATATTGCCGGTGACTCGTCCTAAATCATACATTTGATGAACATTTAATTTACCTGGAGGGATGACAGCACCATCACAATATTCCATTAACATAAACAGTTCGCCCTTATCCGATTCTAAAAGATACTGTCCTTCATAAGAATAGAGCTTAGGGCACCGAAGCCCTCCCTGATGTAGCCGCATTTGTTGAGAGAAAGCTACTATTAGATCTTCACGATTATATAGTTTGTATCTTTCTTTGTTGTATTGCTTGAGCAAAAAAACGCCGGAATCTGTTGTTATTTTCCACTTTAAATTTAGCCATCCACGTTTTATAGGTGTAGCTTCTAATACTTTAAATTCAAAATATCGTTTACAAGTATCGATAAGGTCATTCAATATCATTTCTTCTGTTACTACAAAGTTCATGTTGCACCTCCTGTTCTTCTTCGCTATAGAGAAGTCATCATATGTCTGCAAAATCATTTGGATAATTCCTTACATAATCGTTTATGTTTAATTTCCATAGAAGCACTTCATTCGTCCGATTCTAGCTCCCCCGAATAATTAGTATTCCACACAAATTTGAGAATACCTCTAAAATAACACCACTATTTCTTATGCCCGCCAATCAACTTATCTCTCTCAATAGCTGTTCCGGCTTCTGTATAAGACACTGCACGAAGAATGGCGTTCGATCCATATTTATTTCTGAGTGCATCAATGGTTGCACCTAATTGCCGGGTTCGTTCTGAACGATCATCGAATAGGCTGAGCTGCATGGAATGCTCATCTTCCAAATTTGTTAGGCTAATCGATAAACGCCGAACCGGACTACCGTCATGAAACTTATCGAATAATGCTATACATAGCTGATAGATTTTCATTGTTTCATTGGTCGCCTCGCCTATCGAACGCGAACGGCTAAAACCACCAGACAGTGCTCGTTTCGAATAGCCGATAGACAAATGAACCGTGCGCCCTGCCTTCCTCGCTTCCCTTGTCCTCTTTGCAACGTCTTCGCACATTTCAAGCATGACCGTGAGTACATCTTCTCGTTTATTATAATCGCGATACAACACTTGCCCTTTCCCATAGCTCTTTTGTCCTTCAACGAGTGGGGCGCCTAGTTCGGACAAGTCGATACCATGCGCATGATGATATAATTGGTTGCCCATAAGGCCGAATTTCTTTTCTAGCGTTTCAAGAGGCGCGTGGGCAAGATCGCCGACAGAGAATATTCCCATGTCGTTCAATGTCTTTTCCAATCGACTGCCGATTCCCCACATGCGACTTAACGGTGCGACAGGCCATAGCTTTGTAGGGACATCCTCATAAGTCCACCGCGCGACGCCCGTCTTTTTTGCTTCGATATCAAGGGCCAGTTTGGCCAACAGCATATTCGGTCCAATTCCACATGCTGAGCGTAATTGAAATTGGTTTTCAAGATCGTCTTGTATCCGTTTAACCGTCTCTTCCACAGGTCCCCATAATCGCTCCGTCCCACCTAGGTCAATAAAACTTTCATCGATACTATAAACATGGATAGCTTCTTTTGGCACATAATTATTTAGCAATCGGACAATTTCCATTGATATATCAATATATAACGCCATCTGTGGTTCGATAAGATGAATCGCGGGATCATCTGGAATTTCAAATAGCCGCATGCAAGACTGTACACGAAACTTTTCCTTCAGCATGGGAGATGCCGCCAGGACAATTCCGCCTTTCTTTTGTTTATTGCCAATAACGGCAATAGGGGTCTTCGTGACATCGAGCCCTTCAATCACCGCCGCACAGCTGGCATAAAAGCTACGCATATCAAGGCAGACGATTTGTCGGTCTGGTAACTGTTCATACATACGAATACCCTCTTCCGAACATTCATTCTTATCAATAGTATATACAGAACATACGTTCAAATTCAATCGGAATGATTTTCCACAAGAAATGAC
Proteins encoded:
- a CDS encoding phosphotransferase, with the translated sequence MNFVVTEEMILNDLIDTCKRYFEFKVLEATPIKRGWLNLKWKITTDSGVFLLKQYNKERYKLYNREDLIVAFSQQMRLHQGGLRCPKLYSYEGQYLLESDKGELFMLMEYCDGAVIPPGKLNVHQMYDLGRVTGNMHHLLNDGTFGLKRSPEFIPPSREERLTHWESAWNHANNMNKSDVLPILETQYNVTKTINLAGFNLNATGWAHRDLWVDNLLFKEEKVSSILDFDRMKYDYPQLDVARAVMSGALYKNNFDVSLVQAFIEGYSEHCLVDKGFISSSLKMLWFMESTWWIDSSMDQHSGPPERFAEEMLWLSENQQELESMFGNT
- a CDS encoding UV damage repair protein UvrX — encoded protein: MYEQLPDRQIVCLDMRSFYASCAAVIEGLDVTKTPIAVIGNKQKKGGIVLAASPMLKEKFRVQSCMRLFEIPDDPAIHLIEPQMALYIDISMEIVRLLNNYVPKEAIHVYSIDESFIDLGGTERLWGPVEETVKRIQDDLENQFQLRSACGIGPNMLLAKLALDIEAKKTGVARWTYEDVPTKLWPVAPLSRMWGIGSRLEKTLNDMGIFSVGDLAHAPLETLEKKFGLMGNQLYHHAHGIDLSELGAPLVEGQKSYGKGQVLYRDYNKREDVLTVMLEMCEDVAKRTREARKAGRTVHLSIGYSKRALSGGFSRSRSIGEATNETMKIYQLCIALFDKFHDGSPVRRLSISLTNLEDEHSMQLSLFDDRSERTRQLGATIDALRNKYGSNAILRAVSYTEAGTAIERDKLIGGHKK